A portion of the Maylandia zebra isolate NMK-2024a linkage group LG9, Mzebra_GT3a, whole genome shotgun sequence genome contains these proteins:
- the LOC101473789 gene encoding WD repeat-containing protein 97, which produces MWDEENRLLRTLQLNAVPERLAYSVFGGDVFLGIREGLYVMSCTKFLPPNYQQTEDSNARADRTERGGLAVAVAQGGHLGLGAGGTV; this is translated from the exons ATGTGGGATGAAGAGAATCGCCTCCTCAG GACGCTCCAGCTGAATGCGGTGCCTGAACGCTTGGCGTACAGCGTGTTTGGAGGAGATGTGTTCCTGGGCATCAGAGAGGGCCTGTACGTGATGAGCTGTACAAAGTTCCTGCCACCCAACTACCAGCAAACA gaagacagtAATGCGCGTGCTGACAGAACTGAACGTGGAGGTCTAGCAGTGGCTGTGGCCCAAGGTGGACACTTGGGACTCGGAGCTGGAGGAACAGTGTGA
- the si:ch73-174h16.4 gene encoding leucine-rich repeat-containing protein 14 isoform X2 codes for MPKDLYRALLEAAFSTCRPLAVGELVQRWPELTLRVGGRRKPGQTAPNRLCIQSMLLGVVRGLTDHRCALEVLDLCGVQGDEGGMGDPMGGWSLTVALCTMVLKARVRTRRPQRTRREQKKERDQERKRISALERERDLKRERGQKKRDGELNSNESTNVGERTESSGSVSEEDLSKGVRRRMEIERKRERTVLGSSERDAEEKEMDRDVVVHVRADLFVNGRSWERVHSALSTSGPLKLQCRYLRVEEISVPSISILLDLLPRRGLLGVDIRYSSLGVAGLAELLPLLSTFPALKSLRLHYCNLDFRRVHPSQSEALGELSQGLARLQELRHLSLTALRLPGQLRVLLSSLPQPLEILELPYLSLSPADFAYLSCSHHTSTLQQLDLSENRLDENTLPSIRRLLSQASGSLQHLSLSGCGLTDGLLGLLLPSLGGCRALKSLALALNPLSMAGLMDLVKMAVRMPSLRQLLYPNPLEDYQPGLPDLPSSAQLLDWPLDETSDINLTSNKLNRVLIDNGRSDIFLTCDLLNYDKDMVA; via the exons ATGCCCAAAGATCTGTACAGAGCACTGCTGGAGGCCGCCTTCTCCACCTGCAGACCGCTGGCTGTGGGAGAGCTGGTGCAGCGGTGGCCTGAGCTCACACTGCGGGTCGGAGGTCGGAGGAAACCGGGACAAACTGCGCCAAATCGACTCTGTATTCAGTCTATGTTGCTTGGTGTGGTTAGAGGACTGACAGACCACAG GTGTGCACTGGAAGTCTTGGACCTCTGTGGAGTGCAAGGAGATGAAGGAGGAATGGGGGACCCGATGGGAGGCTGGTCTCTGACAGTAGCTCTTTGCACCATGGTCCTTAAGGCCAGAGTTAGGACAAGAAGGCCACAAAGGACACGAAGggaacagaagaaagaaagagaccAGGAGAGAAAACGGATCTCAGCTCTGGAAAGGGAGAGggatttaaaaagagagaggggACAGAAGAAAAGAGATGGGGAACTAAACAGTAATGAGTCAACCAATGTTGGTGAGAGGACTGAATCTTCAGGGTCTGTGAGTGAAGAAGACCTAAGTAAAGGAGTCAGGAGGAGGATGGAgattgagaggaaaagagagaggaCAGTATTAGGGAGCAGTGAGAGGGACGCTGAAGAAAAAGAGATGGATCGTGATGTGGTGGTGCATGTGAGAGCTGATCTTTTTGTTAATGGCCGCTCTTGGGAGCGTGTTCACTCAGCTCTGAGCACATCTGGACCTCTAAAGCTTCAGTGCAGATACCTGCGTGTGGAAGAGATTTCAGTGCCAAGTATCAGTATTCTGCTAGATCTGCTCCCCCGCAGAGGACTTCTGGGCGTCGACATACGCTACAGCAGCCTTGGGGTGGCTGGCTTGGCTGaactgctgcctctgctctcCACATTTCCTGCACTAAAATCCCTTCGCCTGCACTACTGTAACCTGGATTTTCGCAGAGTCCATCCCAGCCAGTCAGAGGCACTGGGGGAGCTGTCGCAGGGTCTGGCACGCCTGCAGGAACTGCGACACCTCAGCCTCACTGCACTGCGCCTGCCTGGTCAGCTCCGTGTGTTGCTCAG CTCTCTGCCTCAGCCTCTGGAGATCTTGGAGCTCCCCTATTTGTCCCTGAGTCCAGCTGACTTTGCCTATCTGTCCTGCAGTCATCACACTTCCACGCTACAGCAGCTGGATCTAAGCGAAAACCGTCTGGATGAAAACACTCTGCCTTCCATTCGCCGCCTCCTCTCCCAGGCTTCGGGGAGCCTGCAGCACCTGTCTTTAAGCGGTTGTGGTCTGACTGATGGCCTGCTGGGGCTCTTGTTGCCCTCACTAGGAGGTTGCCGGGCCCTCAAGAGCTTGGCTCTGGCATTGAACCCGCTCTCCATGGCTGGTCTCATGGACTTGGTGAAGATGGCTGTAAGAATGCCCTCCCTACGACAGCTACTGTACCCCAACCCCCTGGAGGACTACCAGCCAGGCCTTCCCGACCTGCCCTCCAGTGCTCAGCTCTTAGACTGGCCTCTAGATGAAACCTCAGACATCAACCTGACCAGCAACAAGCTCAACAGGGTTCTGATCGACAATGGACGCTCTGACATCTTTCTGACCTGTGACTTGCTGAATTATGATAAAGACATGGTGGCATAA
- the si:ch73-174h16.4 gene encoding leucine-rich repeat-containing protein 14 isoform X1, whose translation MVLSLLSLCAKEVVRDHSSSHSWLRWMPKDLYRALLEAAFSTCRPLAVGELVQRWPELTLRVGGRRKPGQTAPNRLCIQSMLLGVVRGLTDHRCALEVLDLCGVQGDEGGMGDPMGGWSLTVALCTMVLKARVRTRRPQRTRREQKKERDQERKRISALERERDLKRERGQKKRDGELNSNESTNVGERTESSGSVSEEDLSKGVRRRMEIERKRERTVLGSSERDAEEKEMDRDVVVHVRADLFVNGRSWERVHSALSTSGPLKLQCRYLRVEEISVPSISILLDLLPRRGLLGVDIRYSSLGVAGLAELLPLLSTFPALKSLRLHYCNLDFRRVHPSQSEALGELSQGLARLQELRHLSLTALRLPGQLRVLLSSLPQPLEILELPYLSLSPADFAYLSCSHHTSTLQQLDLSENRLDENTLPSIRRLLSQASGSLQHLSLSGCGLTDGLLGLLLPSLGGCRALKSLALALNPLSMAGLMDLVKMAVRMPSLRQLLYPNPLEDYQPGLPDLPSSAQLLDWPLDETSDINLTSNKLNRVLIDNGRSDIFLTCDLLNYDKDMVA comes from the exons ATGGTGCTTTCCTTGTTGAGCCTTTGTGCCAAGGAGGTGGTTCGTGACCACAGCTCGTCGCATTCCTGGCTGAGGTGGATGCCCAAAGATCTGTACAGAGCACTGCTGGAGGCCGCCTTCTCCACCTGCAGACCGCTGGCTGTGGGAGAGCTGGTGCAGCGGTGGCCTGAGCTCACACTGCGGGTCGGAGGTCGGAGGAAACCGGGACAAACTGCGCCAAATCGACTCTGTATTCAGTCTATGTTGCTTGGTGTGGTTAGAGGACTGACAGACCACAG GTGTGCACTGGAAGTCTTGGACCTCTGTGGAGTGCAAGGAGATGAAGGAGGAATGGGGGACCCGATGGGAGGCTGGTCTCTGACAGTAGCTCTTTGCACCATGGTCCTTAAGGCCAGAGTTAGGACAAGAAGGCCACAAAGGACACGAAGggaacagaagaaagaaagagaccAGGAGAGAAAACGGATCTCAGCTCTGGAAAGGGAGAGggatttaaaaagagagaggggACAGAAGAAAAGAGATGGGGAACTAAACAGTAATGAGTCAACCAATGTTGGTGAGAGGACTGAATCTTCAGGGTCTGTGAGTGAAGAAGACCTAAGTAAAGGAGTCAGGAGGAGGATGGAgattgagaggaaaagagagaggaCAGTATTAGGGAGCAGTGAGAGGGACGCTGAAGAAAAAGAGATGGATCGTGATGTGGTGGTGCATGTGAGAGCTGATCTTTTTGTTAATGGCCGCTCTTGGGAGCGTGTTCACTCAGCTCTGAGCACATCTGGACCTCTAAAGCTTCAGTGCAGATACCTGCGTGTGGAAGAGATTTCAGTGCCAAGTATCAGTATTCTGCTAGATCTGCTCCCCCGCAGAGGACTTCTGGGCGTCGACATACGCTACAGCAGCCTTGGGGTGGCTGGCTTGGCTGaactgctgcctctgctctcCACATTTCCTGCACTAAAATCCCTTCGCCTGCACTACTGTAACCTGGATTTTCGCAGAGTCCATCCCAGCCAGTCAGAGGCACTGGGGGAGCTGTCGCAGGGTCTGGCACGCCTGCAGGAACTGCGACACCTCAGCCTCACTGCACTGCGCCTGCCTGGTCAGCTCCGTGTGTTGCTCAG CTCTCTGCCTCAGCCTCTGGAGATCTTGGAGCTCCCCTATTTGTCCCTGAGTCCAGCTGACTTTGCCTATCTGTCCTGCAGTCATCACACTTCCACGCTACAGCAGCTGGATCTAAGCGAAAACCGTCTGGATGAAAACACTCTGCCTTCCATTCGCCGCCTCCTCTCCCAGGCTTCGGGGAGCCTGCAGCACCTGTCTTTAAGCGGTTGTGGTCTGACTGATGGCCTGCTGGGGCTCTTGTTGCCCTCACTAGGAGGTTGCCGGGCCCTCAAGAGCTTGGCTCTGGCATTGAACCCGCTCTCCATGGCTGGTCTCATGGACTTGGTGAAGATGGCTGTAAGAATGCCCTCCCTACGACAGCTACTGTACCCCAACCCCCTGGAGGACTACCAGCCAGGCCTTCCCGACCTGCCCTCCAGTGCTCAGCTCTTAGACTGGCCTCTAGATGAAACCTCAGACATCAACCTGACCAGCAACAAGCTCAACAGGGTTCTGATCGACAATGGACGCTCTGACATCTTTCTGACCTGTGACTTGCTGAATTATGATAAAGACATGGTGGCATAA